The sequence GAAGGACACGCCTGTCGAGTTTATATCACCCTCTCGAATGACCCGCCCTTTTCGGCGGCCCGTGGAAGGGCCGCCATACACCTTTTACATTCAGCATCTCTTCTTTTAAAAGTGTGCTGACAGATCGTTAGCGGTCGTCTCGACATCGTGCTGGTCCGAAATGAAGTGGTGATCCCTATAAAAAACTACGTCATAGCATAACATGGGCGGGGTACGGAGCCCCCGCCCTACGTCCAATTGGATGATGCGTAGGGCGGCAGCTTTTATATGCCGCCTTCAAAACCCCTCGTCCGTTCAGAGCTGGAACCCCAGACCGAAGACCATGCGCACCGACAGCCCGACCCGCTCACCCACGGGGAAGAGGAGCGCCGCGTCCACAAAGGCGTCCAGGGCGCCGAGCAATTTGATCCCCACCCGAATACCGAGCTCGCCGGCCCAAAGACGCCTCACCTGGGACTTCAGGACATCGGCCGACCGGTTGAAGGGGGCCAGGCGCCAGAAGTAATCCACCCCTCCCCCCAGGCGCAGGAAGAGCTGGGAGGCGGGGTTGGTGAAGTAGTACACGAGGAGCCGCGGCCCCTGGGAGCCGCCCATCTCCGAGAAGGGCTCGGCGAAATAGCCGAGGGTGAAGGCCACCTCATCCAGGCGGAAGCCGAGATCCAGCGCGCAACTGAAAGCCGCCGGCACGTTGGATAGACCGTAGGTGGAGAGCCCGGCCTCGGCTGAGAGGGCGAATCCGCCGTAAGAGGCCGCCAGGGTGAGCGCCGGTAAAAAGATGACGAGGGCCGCGTTTTTGAAAGGAGTGAAGCTCACGCGAAGATGATATACGATGTGACCGCCTTCCGACAAGTCGAAGGGTCGCCGACCTGCGACCCTCCGGAGGCGGTTGATTTAAAGGTCATCGGGCGACGACGAAGCGCTGGACCCGAACCACGTCTCCCCGGCGCGCCGCCCGCGCCACCAGCACGTGCACGCCGTTGGAGAGCCCACTGGCGTCCAGCTCGACGAGGTTACGGCCGGACGGGAGTTCCCCCCGATACAGGACGCATTCCAGCCGCCCCGCCAGATCGTACACGGTTATCTCGCAGTACCCGCCGGCCGAGTTCACCTCCACACAGGCCCGCTCCCCGACCGGGTTGGGATAGACGCCCAGAATCGCGAACCTTTCCGGGTCGGCCACCGTCTCGATCTCGACGGGACCGAAGAGCAGGCGGTGACCTTCGGGTGTAAAGGCCTCGAGGCGGTAACGCGCCACCGTGGCGGGCGGTTCGAGGTCCAGGTAGCTCACGGCGGCACCCGGAAGGGTCGCCCCGTTCAATTTCTCCCCGATGTGACCCGCGGCGTCGCACCGGTATAGGCTGAAACCGGTGTAATCGCCGACCGGCCGCCACAGGATCAGCACCCCGTCGGAGGTCCGCCGGGCGCTGAGCCCCAGATCGTCGCCCGCCTCGACGGGCTCGAACTCCACGTCCAGCGGCGGTGTGCCCTCACCGGTGACCTCCACATTCTTGAAGACGATGGGGTTGTAACCCTTGGCGGAAAAGACGATGTCGTAAAAACCGTCGGCCAGGGGGAGCCAGTAGTCGCCGTGCTCCGTGGGATCGGAGTACGCAAAGGCCTCGTCGCGGGCGCCCACGGTGATGGTGACCGGAACGGGGCCGTCGCCGGCCTCGGTGGCCCTCCCGTGGAGACCGTCGTCGGCCCACTCGATCCAGCTCTTGATGGCACACCAGTTCACGTCGGCCTGGGAGAGGATGTCGCGCGGGTCGGTGTGCTTATCGTTGTCGGCCTCGATGGTGGTGTCAATGCACCCCCGCGCGCCGTAGCTCCAGTCGTTCAGATCCCCGTGGGTCTCGTACCAGTCCCAGCCGTCGGTCACCCAGTCCATGTACGTGTCGTCCTGGTAGCTGTGGCCCTCCACCCAGGGCGGGTACTGGGGGGAGAGCTCGCAGGAGTCGGAGTAGTCGTAGCAGATGGTCTGGATGTGGTCGTCGTCGGGTGCGCGCTCCGGTTGGTAGTTCCAGACGTAGTTCACGCAGATGGCGCCGGAGTGGTAGGTGAGGCCCAGGACGAAGGTGTTGTCCTCGACCAGGTCGGGGACGTTTGCCTCCCGACACCCGGAGTAATCGGCCACGGCCCGGGTCTCCGGCTCGCTGAACGGGTTGGGGCCGGCGTACCACTCACCCTCATCCCACTGGTAGCTGAAGTTGCGGTTCAGGTCCACACCATCGGCGTTTAACCGGGTGCCCATGACGTAGCCGTCGGGGTTGACCAGCGGCTGGAGCCAGATTTCGAAGCTCTTGACCAGATCGGTTATTTCGGGATCGACGCCGTAGCCGGTGAGAAGGCGCTCGGCGGCGTAGAGGACTATCTCGTTGGCGGTTATCTCGTCACCGTGGATGGTGCCGACTATGCGAACCTCGGGCTCGTACTCCTCGAA comes from bacterium and encodes:
- a CDS encoding M14 family zinc carboxypeptidase; protein product: MKRVVLLLLVWAVLAGATESLVLVGPIEREDLALLSGYPLVVDDYRSGYAYCYTDAPELLAGLPWPHRVLVADLAAHYAAERALWPADDRDEPWDAFHSYDDTIALLQQWAVEYPNICRLVDAGDSVQDRELYVLVVTDNPSFEEYEPEVRIVGTIHGDEITANEIVLYAAERLLTGYGVDPEITDLVKSFEIWLQPLVNPDGYVMGTRLNADGVDLNRNFSYQWDEGEWYAGPNPFSEPETRAVADYSGCREANVPDLVEDNTFVLGLTYHSGAICVNYVWNYQPERAPDDDHIQTICYDYSDSCELSPQYPPWVEGHSYQDDTYMDWVTDGWDWYETHGDLNDWSYGARGCIDTTIEADNDKHTDPRDILSQADVNWCAIKSWIEWADDGLHGRATEAGDGPVPVTITVGARDEAFAYSDPTEHGDYWLPLADGFYDIVFSAKGYNPIVFKNVEVTGEGTPPLDVEFEPVEAGDDLGLSARRTSDGVLILWRPVGDYTGFSLYRCDAAGHIGEKLNGATLPGAAVSYLDLEPPATVARYRLEAFTPEGHRLLFGPVEIETVADPERFAILGVYPNPVGERACVEVNSAGGYCEITVYDLAGRLECVLYRGELPSGRNLVELDASGLSNGVHVLVARAARRGDVVRVQRFVVAR